The Mauremys mutica isolate MM-2020 ecotype Southern chromosome 20, ASM2049712v1, whole genome shotgun sequence genome contains the following window.
ACTGCACTGTCAGTACAAATGCAAACCCTGGGACCGGAGTTAGTGACCTTCTGGACTGTGAATGCAGCCAGCTTGAGTTGTGCTGACTCATTTCTAGTTCTCTGCCATTTCTGGAAAGTGTCCTCTCTCAGGAGCCAGAGTGCCTTTTTTAGGGAACAGGAATTTTCCATTGACATTGAGCATAAAATATGGCATCCTTCCTGCATTTGTGTAACAGAGCAAAGCCTGTTTAAAAGCCCAAATCCACCACCTCACTCTGTGAAGCACATGCCGTGGAGGGTTTTAAGGAAGGACTTTTAAAGAAGAAAAGCTAAGTACAGTACTTGTTTTGTCATGAAGCCCTGCTGGAAATGCCTCTGAAACACTTCACAGGTGAATCAACACACTTATGCATCTGGCCAGGAATTTAGATGCTTTCTCTCATAATCAGCAAACCACTTGGCAAATATTTTGAATATTCCTTTGTTTCCTCTGTGCTTGTTTTGACCCTTATCTCTCACTAGTGATCCCTAAAATTGGAATGAAAGGGGTGGGTGGAGAAAAGTCATTGGGCCTCCCCTTCACCTTTTTAGAATCTCTCTGGATCAGACTAATCTGTTTGTAAAGTCCAGCATAAATTTACTGTATGCTCTGTACAAATGACACACAAAATCAATGTAGACCTACTGGGGAGAAGAGGGCCCAGCATGGTAAGGTACTAGTCAGTATGTGAGTGGGATTACATTCTCCACTGGGCATGTGTTTTATGTAAGCAGTCGCTGGCCAAGCTATTTTCCTGTTTCCACGTGATCACTGCCCAGAAGTGTCAGGAATCAAACCCAAATGTAACGCATTGTTCTATGTAAAGCTGCTCCACCTCTCATAACAAGTGTTTGTCTgatctatcatagaatcatagaatctcagggttggaagggacctcaggaggtcatctagtccaaccccctgctcaaagcaggaccaaacccaactaaaacTATGTTAGAGCATCATTCTGGGGTGGTTCTGTGCCAGGTTCTGTTGCGAGACTAATGTGGGATTTGTCTCGTTTTGAACCTGTAGATGCCTGAAGAAGAGgctttctgtgtgtttgtgcgACTGATGCAGGAATATCGATTACGAGGGCTATTCAAACCCAGCATGGCTGAGCTGGGCCTCTGCATCTACCAGTTTGAGTACATGCTGCAGATAAATACAGTGAGGAGACCAGAGTGATAGTAGCTTAGACAATGAGGCCATGTGATCCAGAGTAGTAGCAGGCTAAGTATGGGGAACTGGCCAGTGGTTTCTTTGTGCACATAATGGTCTGTGAATCCAGGCTGGAGAAGTCTGGCTCCTTTCCAGATTCCCCTGGGAGTGTTAGAGAAGACCGGGGCTGCTAATGGAATTGGTTCCTGCAATGGAGTCCTTAGCTCTAATAGTTGAGAGCCTCCTCTGGCCAAGAGACTCCCATATCCCAGAGGGGATGGTGGGACCCAGTTGGCTGTAATTATCAGCAGTAGTAAAATATCTGCTGTGTCTTTCTCATATTTAGGAGCAGCTGCCGCTGAACATCCACTTCCGCTCCCAGAGTTTCCTCACCTCCATGTACTCGTCATCCTGGTTTCTCACCCTCTTCCTCACGACCTTCCCTTTGCCTGTTGCCACCCAAGTGTTTGACATTTTCATGTATGAGGTAAAGTGCTTTATTCCAGGACGACTGGGGGCATGAGCATGGGCTCACAGGGATTTCTGATATTGCTTTTCTCAGTGCAGTGTTCAAAGGCAGCATCTGGGAGGGATTAATTAAGAACAagataaatcatttaaaaaagacACAGCTGCATTTTCTGCTTGAATAGAAGAATATCATTAGATCTTGCTTAGGCTGCCTTGTAAAATAAGAAAGGGGTTTCCCTGCTACACAGTGCTTAACGTGTTTAAAAACCTGtgtcctgattttcttttttccaatgacactgagcACCCCAGACTCCCATTGAATCTCTTTCGTTCCTGGGCGACTAGATGAGATTACACTGAAAATCAGCAATGATTAGCCCTGATGGACCAACAAGGGGAACAGCTTAGTGGCAAGAGCCCTATACTGCACTTCACGGAGTCTGGCCCTATTGGCTGAAGTATCCTTGGGCCATATGTGTATGGCCCGCTGTTGTGTGTGTAAATTGGAGTCATTTTTATGCTAGCGGTGGCCAAACTGCAACACATGGGGTTGTGGGGAGATAAGTCCTAGTCAGGCTTCTTGAGCTGAGGAGtcttgctagggtgaccagacagcaaatgtgaaaaatcgggacaagggtgggaggtaataggagtttatataagaaaaagaccccaaatttgggactgtccctataaaatcgggacatctggtcaccctaggtctggCTGACCAGACCTGCACTCAGGATGAGGTATTTGCATATTCCCATTTTCCGCAAGTTAGTTGTTtgccctccctgagcctggcAAGTTGCCTTTAGGGACCATTGAGCTGGTCAGAGTTTGGGTTCCCCACACAGTATGTGCAGATTTGAGATGCAAGCTTTAACTTGTAGCTGATCCTAAGGAAACTGACACAATTTCCCCCCAGTGAGGCTTTTGTGTGACCCACTAGAAATTCAGGGCCTAATTCTCAGTTATGCTAAAGGCCCCTCTATGTGGCTCTGGCAGTGAAGTTCCTGTATCATCATTGCTTTGGCAGAGTAAAGGGAGCTTAGTGTGGGCATAAATTACATTTACTTTAAGGCTCTTTTTATTGCCAGAGTGATGTCCGGGCCCggttgtaaatgagaatcaggccttggGTGCCTTTCcctgtcctcctcctctctgcatCTCAGAGCTTGGGCACCTAATTTTTATTGCACTCTCAAATGCCACATGAGCCTTGTGTTGGGGGCTGAAACTTCTCTGTACTTTGCCATAGGGGCTGGAGATCGTCTTCCGTGTGGGGATGGCCCTCCTGCAGTTCAACCAGGCAGAGCTGATGCAGCTGGATATGGAGGGGATGTCGCAGGTCAGAGCAGCTCCGCATTGCACTCAAACTGCCCTCTAGGGAGGGATTTATACTTCAGCCATGCAGTTGTGGTAGAAAGAGCCccaccaaattcacggtccattttggtcaatttcacggtcataggattttagaaatcgtaaatttcatgatttcagctatttaaatctgaaatgtcatggtgttgtaattgtaagggtcctgacacaaaaaggagttgtggaggggggttgcaaggttataaTACGGGGAGGGTTGTGATACTGCTACCCTGACTTCTGCGCtactgctggtggcagcactgccttccgAGCTGGAGAGcgctggctgctggccaggaagtaagggtgacatgatatggtattgccacccttacttccatgctgctgctggcgggggggctgccttcagagctgggtgcttgGCCAACAGCcgtcactctccagctgcccagctctgaaagcagtgcagaagtaagggcaaTACCATGACACGCcccctcctaaaataaccttgcaatgcccctgcaactcccttttgggtcagaacccccaatttCTCCtcagtgaaatctgtatagtgcaggttaaaagcacacaagaccagattgcATGAGGGGAGCCACGTTTTTCATGGCCGGGAATTTgctagggccctacccataatCCTGttgagctctgattggctggccATGCCCAGTGTATAAGTAGAAGGTGCCCTGTATAACTCCATTCTTGCTGCTTAACTGACACCACATGCATGTTGGCAGTCTTCAGCCAAGCATTGAATAGGGCAGAGAAGGTCATTCTGACAGCCCCAGAGCTGGCCCCTCCCCATCAGGCAGGAGCCAGCgtgaggtgtgggagggaggtATATAAACAGCACCATCTGCTATACCTGGCTAGAGGATTCTAGAAATGTCCAGCTGCTGTAAAGCACATTAGGGTCTCTTTAACCACTGGGGCacaagggtgggagtggggagcgcATCCTGTGATCTATTGTAGCAAACCTGAGCAAAGTGGGTCCCGGCTATAACTGTGGTTCCTGCAGGACTTACCCCTGTAACTCTGCCTCTAGCGCAGGAAGATCTAAAGTGCCCTGCAGGGGCAGGTGGTTCTGTCTCAAATTacctctatgtaaatccatggtacgcccccatcttgaatactgtgtgcagatgtggttgccccatctcaaaacaagatatattggaattggaaaaggtacagaaaagggcaacaaaaacaattaggggtatggaacagcttcagttAATCACACTGGGACTTTAAGAGataactaagggaggatatgatagaggtctataaattcatgactggtgtggagaaaataaataaggaagtgttatttatgtttcataacataagaactaggggttaccaaatgaaatgaataagcaccagatttaaaacaaacacaaggaagtatttcttcacacaatatacaGTCAGCCtttggaactcctcgccagaggatgttgtgaaggccaagactatcacAAGGTCCAGAAAAGAACTAAGtaagttaatggaggacaggtccatcaatggctattagccaagatgggcagggatggtgtcactagcctctgtttgccagaagctggaaatgggcacgggatggctcacttgatgatcacctgttctgttcgttccttgtggggcacctggcattggccactgtcaggatactgggctagatggacctttggtctgactcaacGTGGCTGTTCTTATGCAAGGTGGCTCAACTCTTGTGTGTGCAGTATACAGCTCCCacctctctaaggcctggtctacactaggactttaattcgaatttagcagcgttaattcgaactaaccgctcaaccgtccacaccaggaagccatttaattcgaactagagggctctttagttcgaatttggtactccaccctggcaggtggagtaacgctaaattcgacatggctagctcgaattaggctaggtgtggatgcaaatcgaacttagtagctccgggagctatcccacagtgcaccactctgttgacgctctggacagcagtccgagcttcgatgctctgaccagccacacaggaaacgacccgggaaaatttgaattccttttcctttctggacagttagaatctcattttgtggttggacatcggggcgagctcagcagcaccggcagcaatgcagagctctccagcagaggagttcatgtaatctctgaatagaaagagggacccggcatagactgaccgggaactcttcgatctgatcggtgtgtggggcgaggagtctgtgctttcggagctgcgctccaaaacacggaatgcaaagacctacgagaaggtctccaaagccatgatacagacagaggatacagccgtcatgcaacgcagtgccgcgtgaaaatcaaggaccccagacaagcctaccaaaaaatcaaagcggccaacggacgctacggagcctgccaccactgccccaccagtgaccatggactctgatgatgggacagtgtcgacggacagttcctcgacgatgttcacggacggggaagatgaggaagggtttgtggaggacgaggcagacgatagcgcttacaacgctggtttccccgacagccaggatctcttcatgaccgtcacggagatcccctaccagccctccccggccatgaacccggatcctgaatcaggggtaggatcagtcggtaagtgctttaaccatgttaacttttattcttaatataacaggaatctgaagtgtgtgaaaaggaggtctctgtatatatggtgatagaacagaaatcctcctgggagaactccacgaagctctcctgccgttaatcgataagcatcagcaggaggttcctggggagagctgccttattgggtgctccgtgatagcacacttttccgcgtgaggctttcatgcggtattcagggagcactgcctccccgagcacggctgcatcgggccctggttcgtgctagatttcacgcagcatgcgctctctatctccttcagtgcccgtcctcacggttatctcactgggagactcctgcatctaagtaggggaagaaatgttacgttacgcctggtccaaagtatttttaataaataaacggacagacggcatagcacagactcagcacgcagctgcgtgacgagcgtaacggaaagccaaagaatcaaatggacgctcatggagggaggggggaacgaggacgcaaggtatcccacagttcctgctgtctccgaaaagcatttgcattcttggct
Protein-coding sequences here:
- the LOC123353837 gene encoding EVI5-like protein is translated as MSTSSVLLNAGFKRVPRLDNADGKSVYLMMAVPRRLQEPVKEQLPLNIHFRSQSFLTSMYSSSWFLTLFLTTFPLPVATQVFDIFMYEGLEIVFRVGMALLQFNQAELMQLDMEGMSQETQRIPWTTRGGSTCCFSS